A stretch of DNA from Brevibacillus ruminantium:
ATCGAGCACCTGCGCTTGGATAGTCACATCCAGAGCGGTCGTTGGCTCGTCAGCAATCAGCAGTTCCGGCTTGCAACACATCGCCATTGCCAGCATGATCCGCTGCCGCATCCCGCCGGAGAGCCGGTGTGGAAACTCTTTTCGAATGCGCGCTGGTTCTGGAAAACCGACTCGCCGCAGCCAATTATCTGCGATCACTACCGCCTCCGATTGCGGTACACGCAAATGACGACGGATCGCTTCGGTCAGCTGGAGCCCGATCGTGAGCACCGGATTAAGCGAAGTCATTGGCTCCTGAAAAATCATGGAGATTTGCCGCCCACGGACTTGCGCCATGTCGCGGTCACTGATTCCGACCAGATTGCGACCACGAAACCGGATTTCCCCTCCCTCAATTGCGCCCATGCCAGGAAGCAGTTGCATAATCGACAGTGATGTCATACTCTTGCCGCAGCCCGATTCTCCGACCAGCGCCACAACTTCCTTTGGACCGATCTCAAAGCTGATGAGGTCGATGATCACTTTTTGTGTCTGCTTGTCTTTAATGACCGTTTTCAACTCTTTCACTTCTAAAATCGCTTCAGACATGTGGCTCACCTTCGCTTTTTAACATGAAATTTGATTCTACTAAGTTTGCAATATTTGTGCCAATGAAACCATTCGTCTAAATCGTCTAACTTTCAAGACTTTTCCAGCAACTCAACTTGTTTGCGGTACCCTATTTCCATTATTGAAGCAGATTAATTTCTTTCAGGGTACCCAAAAGACAGTCAACATAAAGCGTCCCTGCGGTGTTGTCGTGTCAATCATTTCCTTCAGACTGACCGGCGCCGATTATTCAGTTAATAGGATAACGTCCCCTCTTCTATACAATAAAATTGACTCTAATCGAGATGTTTCTAAAGTGCAGCAACGCTTAATGCGGCTGAGTAACGGAATTGGTTGAAAGTACTTACTCTTGAACATTCTGGTAGAGTTTAATATGAACAGTGGCTTCAACTTAATGAAAAGTTACTTTTCTGGCGACTGCGAGCTGAACAAGCAAAAGCTTATTTTGAGAGGAAATAGTAGCGAGTTAACGTAAGCTAGGAAGACCCGAAAGATCCACAGATGTAGGATAAGTTACTTCTTTGGTCACAGACGTTTTCCTTGACCTGTCGAGTATTTAATAATTAGCGTAGGGGCTGTCTAAAAAGTCCCTAAAAAGTAAAGAAACCGTTTCGTTTCGGACTAACCCCATAAGGTAAGACGAATCAAAACACCTTCAAGAGAATGCACACCATGTCGTAAGATATGGGGACAACTTGGAGGTGTTTTTTCTGTGGCAACGAGAGTAAGTTATCCTGCGGAAATTAAGTTAAAGGCTGTTGAAATGAGGTTGGCGGGTGTATCAGTGAGAGAAGTAATGGATCACCTTTGTAGCAAGAACAAAACGCAGGTAGAAACATGGTTACGTTGGTATAGAAACGGCGAAACTCATCGCTTTGAACAACCCGTAGGCAAACAGTACACGTTTGGGAAAGGACCAGAGTTTACATCTGAAGTTGAAAGGTTGAAACAGGAAAATCGCTTCTTAAAGCAACAATTGGATGTCTTAAAAAAGTACAAGGAGTGGGAAAGGAGGTGTCACCAGAAGGATGGATTCCATAAAGGGAGAGGTCTCTGTACAGTTAGCATGTCAATGGCTAGGCATAGCTCGGTCTACCTACTATCGGTGGAAAAATCAAAGGAATACACAACAGATTGCGAAACCAATCGTCACACGTATTCGGGAGTTGTGCCTCGTACATAAATTTCGCTATGGATACCGAAAAATCACAGCGCTTTTACGCCGAGAGATGCAAGTGAATCATAAACGAGTGCAACGGATCATGAGGGAAAAAGGCTTGCAATGTACCGACTGCTGAAAGAAGAAGGACTCCTGCAACCACAACGAAAAAAGAAGAGGCAGCATCCGCGAAAGCTTACAAACAACCGAGAAATTGCCGCTCCGAATCAATTGTGGGAGATGGACGTAAAATATATTCGGTAAGGCTTTGCCACAGCAACGTGTGAAACAATTCGTCGTCAAAGTATAACATGGCCATGATAGGGCACAGTAAGCCTTTTTTCTACCTAATGGTTAGCAGGACTGGAGAAGTCTGGGTTCAAGTGAACTTCTTGACGCTAGACTTCTCCAGTCCGAGACTTCCAAAAGAGTTGAAGAAGAAGCAAAATATACGGCACGGCGAGAATAAGGGAGAATAACTCAAAATTTGAGGGGTTAAACCGGAATTACCTACTATCTACTTAAAGATTTCACATGATTTAGTATGTTAACTAAACAGTTTTTTGGGAGTGATATTCCATATCGCCTGTTTCGTGGAAGTTATACGAATGAATTAACTAAAATTCACCAAATGACTCCTCGTTTTCACTCCACGACTCATTCTCTACAACAATTCCTTCTGCCGATGCTTTTCCTTCTTTGTATTGAGGTTTACTGTCCGGTCGCGTCACTTTAAGCCCTGTTTTTCCTGTATTAGCGAATGCTACCAACTGCCTTTTGATAAAATCTACCGAGATTTCCTGCTCGTATTTAACAACTGGTAACCACCGAATCGCTTCCGGCATTCGCGCTTTGTTACGGCTTGATCGCTTCCGCCACCAGCGAAGCATATGCCTTTGCACCTTCCTCAATAAGATGGACCCCGTCCTGTGTGAAATATGAATCTTTGCCTGCGCTAGCTGAGTACCAATCAACGAGCGTCACGTTGGAGAACTGTTTCACCGCCTCTTCCAAGGTCGAATTGACATCACGTTCCCACGGACGCGGCACGCGGGTGTTTACAAGCACAATTTGCTGAACGTTTTCGAGCGAATGCAGCAGCGTAACGAGTGTCTTTTCCGAGAACGTACCATTCGTCCCGAGCTCGATGATGACAACGTCGCCTAGCCGGCCCTTCGACTTGAGCTGATCAATTACTTCCTTAGCTTGAGACATCTGTCGGCCGACTTTGCCGTCGATCGTGATGCCTGGAAGAAGGTCTTGTAGATAAGGGGCAATGTCGAGCATAACTGAGTCACCGATTGCAGTCACTCCTTGCCCCGTATCCGGCTTAGGTGTCTCAACGGATTCTTTCGAGTTGTTTGGCTCCGATACCCCCTCTGGCTGCTTCGTGCCGTCAAGTCCCGGACGTTCGGCGTCGGGCCGGGCAGCACCGTTTTGATCGGGGTACGGCGAAGCTGTCCCGTCCGTTTGAAGGTCACCTGTGTCGTGCGGAACCGAGCCAGCCGTCGGGCCGGATGCACAGCTGGTTATGCTGACCAAAGACATCAACAATACGAGCAGCTTGCATACCGAAGCGATTTTACGGCTGATCTGTACCCGCTCCCTCTGCTTTTTCTGAGCACGCATCTGCTTCCATGCTTTCCCTAAACCGCCGTTGCGAATTGGCTCCTCGATAAACCGCCACGATAACGCGGCGAGTACAACACTGGCTCCTACCTGCAATATGCTGCGCACAATACTGGTTCCGTCGGTGTTTACCGTCGGACTAGTCAGTACGATCAACGGATAATGCCAAAGATAAATGCCGTAAGAACGAACACCAAGCCACCGCAGCGGTTTCCAGCCCAATGCTTTGCCCAGCCGGCTTACGGGATGGGCGAGCACCGCCACGACTAAGGCCGAGGAGATGGACAAAAGTACAAATCCGCCTTGGTAAAGAAAACTGTCGTACTGATCGGTCAGCCATATCATGACCACAATTGTCACTAGGCCGGCCACTCCAATGCTATCAAGAATCAGGCGCGCTTGTGGTGCAGCCTTTACGGAGAGCTTGCGGCTCGGCCAAATCATAGCGAGTGCGGCTCCGATGAGCAAGGCGAATGCTCTCGTATCTGTACCGTAGTAAACTCGGCTCGGATCTGTGCCCGGCTCGTAAAGCAGCGCCATAATTAGCGCTGATACTAACGCGAGTGCGAGAGTCATCCCGAGAAGCCGCCATCGCTGCGGCGCGAAGCGAAGTCCGATAACGAGAAGCAGCGGCCAGATCAGGTAGAATTGCTCCTCCACTGCGAGCGACCAGAAGTGGCCGAAAGGGGAGGGCGGACCGAAACTCGAGAAGTACGAAACCTCATGAAAGATACGCCACCAGTTATTGACGTACAGCAACGCCGACAGCACATCCCCACGCAGCGCCGACAGTTGGGAACGATCAAATAGCGCGATCCATGCCATGACAACCGAAACCATGACGAGCATCGCAGGCATTAGGCGCCGCATCCGTCTTACCCAAAAATCCTTCCAATCCAGTCGTCCGTTCCTTTTCCATTGGGCAAGGAGGATGTCCGTGATAAGGTACCCGGACAATACGAAAAACACGCCGACTCCTAGCAATCCCCCTGGCGCCCAGTTGACATTGAGGTGATAGATAATGACGGCAAACACGGCAAGCGCTCTCAGTCCGTCCAGGCCAGGCATGTAGTGGCCATTGCTGTTCAGCGGCTTAGGCATACTGTCCGACCTCCCCATCTCTATCAGCGTTTGTTGCGAGTGGGAATCGTTCGTTTGTCATGCGGTTCGCCGCTGCGAGTCGTCTCCTGTTGTTCTGCTTCATTCGTTTCAAGCCATGCATCTGTATTTCTGTCCTTTCCATTACAATAATTAGGTTTCCATCTAAGCTGACGTGTAACTAATAGAATACATGTACAACGAACCCGATACATGTAGATCGGACCGATCGTGTACACTGGACTTCATACGGTGCCCTCAGCCCGCCCTTCTATAGACGTGTTTGAATTACGGAAATGGTTACGAACAAAGACACTATGCGGAAAATGATAATTGTTCTACTTGGTGTAACTTTCAGTAATGCGGTTTTACACAGAGGAATGGGCATGATCGGCTGATCGCCGGAGCATAAAAAGCTCTTGCGAGGACATCATGCCCACTGGAGGTTCCGTGTCAATTTTTATTTTTATTTGATGTATTCCCTGCTTACTAATGCATCGGCAATCACATCGGTCGGTATGATGAATTCCACCGGGCCCATATACCCTGGAGCGGCTTCGTATTTATCAAAGCAAATGACTAATTTTCCTTCATTATTAATATAAAAGCCTTGATCTTTGGCGATGGTTTCAAAACTCATTGGACCTTCTACCCAATAGGTCTTGTCGGAGTCTGCCTGCATCTGCTGTTTCATCTGTTCCTTAATATTTTCGCTGATCAGGTTGATATAGCTGTCATCTTTAAATAAACTCGGCAAGGTAATCAAAAGTTGATTTTTCTTGTCGATCGTGTCATAAGTATATTGGGAGTAACCATTAACCGTACTTACAACATATCTGCCAATCGCAAGGATCTGCTCATTGTCGGTTTTGACATCATAACCGCTTTTTACACCTACATGCCCCCCGCCATTATTCTTTAATTCTTCCATTTCCACCATGAAATCATTGTAAAGTTTTTTGCTTTCTTCCAGGTATTTGTTGTTTAGAGTAGCTTCTAATGTTTTATTTTCCATATTCGTAATGGCAGGTACTTTTATTTCGGTTTTGGCCGTCTCATCATCTACTTTAAATTCTGTAAAAGTGAGCACCTTAACAAACGAACCGACCAACGGCACATCCGATAAGGTTTTTGCAAAGGCAGGACTCGTATTAATCCCTGTTATCAATAGAATAACCGCCGCAGCCCCGACCCCTGTAAACCTCTTTATCATGATCACATGTCTTTTCTTTTTTTGCTTGAGCGCTTTCTTCACAACAAAATCCAATTCATTGGGGATAGGCGTATTCTTATATTTTCGTTTCAATTGTTCCAGCTGTTCGCTCATCTTACTTTACCTCCAAAATTTCATTGCTCATTTTAATTCGGAGTTTGCGGAGTGCTTGATACAACCGTGTTTTTATGGTATTGGTGTTTTCGTTCATGACTTCCGCGATTTCTTCAATTTTTAAATCCTCAAAATATCTAAGTACGACAACTGTCCGAAAGGCATGCGGCAATTCTTCCAAAGCCTTCTCCAGGTCAATGTCAGGATAAGCGTCTTCGCTTGTAGGGCCGTGTAACTCCAACGTCTTGTCATCTACAAGTTGAATCCTCTTTTGTTTTCTCAGGAAATCGAGCGATGTATTCACCACGATCCTGTAAAACCAGCTTTTCATCGCCCCTTCAGATTCTAAGGTTGCGGAAGATGACAAAGCCTTATGAATAGAGTCCTGAACAATATCCAGTGCATTTTCTGCATTCTTTACATAACTAAAAGCTAATCGATACACATTCTCCTTGTTTTCTGCAATAAAACGAGTAAGTAATTTTTCTACCTTCCTATCCATAATAAAATTCTCTCCTTGATACGCGCGTATCATTGCTTGCCTTACATATGAAAGACGTGTGAGCTATCCAAAAAGTTTGTTTTCACCCGTATGGTAAAAAAAGTGATTCCTCCGACGGAACGAGAATTTTTTGCGCAAAGAGAAGATGAATGCAATAAAAAACTCGATGCCCCATTAGGATATCGAGTTTCTTACTATTTTATAAATTAGTGGATTGCGCAGATCCCTTTCCAGATAACGATTGACGGCAGTGTTGTAAAGTGTTTCACTCAAAAAGCTGAGCGATACAGGCATTCTACAATTCCACTTTACATAACGGCCAGCTTTCTATAAGAATCCTATTTTAGCAGCGCGAAAGATTTTGTTACGTTCAAATCACCATATAGTTGATCAAACAGCTTGCCGTCTTCCGACTGGAGATCAAACGGATTGGACTGTGGCGTCGTAGCCACATACACCATACCGTTAGCTTCCGTAATTTCGCTCCCCACAGGCGTCCCCTGTTCACTGGCAAGGCGAGTCCAATCGTTTTTGGCAAATACAGAGAGCATCAGCAGCGTTTCAGCATCTTTTCCATCCTTTGTCGTATACTCGAACTTCATGACATGCTTGGCAGATGGCAGAATTTTATCTGCATCTGCGCCCGCATATTGGCTCACCTTATAATGTCCGTTCCAAGAAACGGGCGGTTTAAAGCTGAAGTTTGCCTGCGGATTGGTGTATACTTCCTGGTTATCCGCAAAAACTGCTTTGAGTCTATTTTTTTCCCAAGCTACGACAAGATGATCCACGTATCCGCCATTTCCTCCTTGAGGTGCTGTTACAATAATATCGTTCACTTTGTTGCCCGTATAGTCACCAATAATCAAGTTTGGTTCTCTCCCAAACTCCCCATACCATGTTCCATCTGTCCCTTTGGTCAGCCAGTCATATTTTACGTACCCATTGGTTTTTCCATCTTGCACTACGATGGATAAATCGCTGGCATACGCATCCAGTTTTCCATCAATCATTTCTTTTGTACCTACCAATATGACTTTGTCATCAACAGAATCACCGGTAACATCGGATATTTTGTAATCCAGTACATAAGTATTTTCCTTTAGTTTAAGTTCGGGTGCGATAAATTTTTTACCAATCTCTAGTTTGGGGGTTGAAGCTATTTGTTCTGCTGAAGTAACTTGGGTTTTCCCGACTCCTACTGCACAAATGAAACCCGCCAGTACCAAAACAGAAATTTTCTTTACGTGTTGATTTTTCATTTCCGAAACCTCCATTTATCGTGTTATTGCCTTACATATGGAAGACGTGCAAGCTACTTAAAAAGTTTGTTTAGTTCTATAAACTCATCAGACTGCCCTAAAATCATCAGTATTGTACTTGGATCATTCTCGTGGATACTGCTTAACAAACGGCATATTCGTGTGGCAGGCATCAAAAGTCACCGGGGAAAGCTGATTGCTCTCAACCAAGGAGAGCAATATGGTTTAGAAATGAGCTTCCCCGGCTCCGGAAATTGATGTAAAGCTATGAAGCAACGAATTGAGGTGAGAGGTATGAGTTCTTCGGAAAATTAACTATATTTAATATAATAACAATTGTATTGCGTATTTCAAGATAAAAATTAATATCACTACTTTTTTATTGCCGGTATTTATATTTATTCTATTCCGTCAATTCTGTCTATCCATTATTTTGAGCGATTCTTACCGTACAAGTACACTTCTGACTAGTTGTACATTTGGTTCACGACAACAAAAAACCCTCCTGGCGACAACGGTAAGCCTATCCTTTCAGACAGACTCTCCTCATCACCACGAGGGGTATATACCCACTTTTCATCATGTTCTGCTATATCGCACATCAACTTTCATCTATCGGACCCCACGGCGTTCCTGTCCATATGGCAACTGCGGGATCTTTTCCGGGATTACGAAATGCATGTGGCTTGGTGCTATCAAAATAAATACT
This window harbors:
- a CDS encoding ABC transporter ATP-binding protein; translation: MSEAILEVKELKTVIKDKQTQKVIIDLISFEIGPKEVVALVGESGCGKSMTSLSIMQLLPGMGAIEGGEIRFRGRNLVGISDRDMAQVRGRQISMIFQEPMTSLNPVLTIGLQLTEAIRRHLRVPQSEAVVIADNWLRRVGFPEPARIRKEFPHRLSGGMRQRIMLAMAMCCKPELLIADEPTTALDVTIQAQVLDLIRELLKDSDMSVLFITHDLGVVAEMANRVIVMYAGQIVETADVRTLFTSHRHPYTKGLLKSTPRMHGAIEKLTPIPGTVPPAGTYAQGCRFADRCPLAEEICRKKTPELREISPGHQVRCALV
- a CDS encoding IS3 family transposase translates to MCLVHKFRYGYRKITALLRREMQVNHKRVQRIMREKGLQCTDC
- a CDS encoding DUF3238 domain-containing protein, with the protein product MLRWWRKRSSRNKARMPEAIRWLPVVKYEQEISVDFIKRQLVAFANTGKTGLKVTRPDSKPQYKEGKASAEGIVVENESWSENEESFGEF
- a CDS encoding acyltransferase family protein, which codes for MPKPLNSNGHYMPGLDGLRALAVFAVIIYHLNVNWAPGGLLGVGVFFVLSGYLITDILLAQWKRNGRLDWKDFWVRRMRRLMPAMLVMVSVVMAWIALFDRSQLSALRGDVLSALLYVNNWWRIFHEVSYFSSFGPPSPFGHFWSLAVEEQFYLIWPLLLVIGLRFAPQRWRLLGMTLALALVSALIMALLYEPGTDPSRVYYGTDTRAFALLIGAALAMIWPSRKLSVKAAPQARLILDSIGVAGLVTIVVMIWLTDQYDSFLYQGGFVLLSISSALVVAVLAHPVSRLGKALGWKPLRWLGVRSYGIYLWHYPLIVLTSPTVNTDGTSIVRSILQVGASVVLAALSWRFIEEPIRNGGLGKAWKQMRAQKKQRERVQISRKIASVCKLLVLLMSLVSITSCASGPTAGSVPHDTGDLQTDGTASPYPDQNGAARPDAERPGLDGTKQPEGVSEPNNSKESVETPKPDTGQGVTAIGDSVMLDIAPYLQDLLPGITIDGKVGRQMSQAKEVIDQLKSKGRLGDVVIIELGTNGTFSEKTLVTLLHSLENVQQIVLVNTRVPRPWERDVNSTLEEAVKQFSNVTLVDWYSASAGKDSYFTQDGVHLIEEGAKAYASLVAEAIKP
- a CDS encoding RsiV family protein, which gives rise to MSEQLEQLKRKYKNTPIPNELDFVVKKALKQKKKRHVIMIKRFTGVGAAAVILLITGINTSPAFAKTLSDVPLVGSFVKVLTFTEFKVDDETAKTEIKVPAITNMENKTLEATLNNKYLEESKKLYNDFMVEMEELKNNGGGHVGVKSGYDVKTDNEQILAIGRYVVSTVNGYSQYTYDTIDKKNQLLITLPSLFKDDSYINLISENIKEQMKQQMQADSDKTYWVEGPMSFETIAKDQGFYINNEGKLVICFDKYEAAPGYMGPVEFIIPTDVIADALVSREYIK
- a CDS encoding sigma-70 family RNA polymerase sigma factor — protein: MDRKVEKLLTRFIAENKENVYRLAFSYVKNAENALDIVQDSIHKALSSSATLESEGAMKSWFYRIVVNTSLDFLRKQKRIQLVDDKTLELHGPTSEDAYPDIDLEKALEELPHAFRTVVVLRYFEDLKIEEIAEVMNENTNTIKTRLYQALRKLRIKMSNEILEVK